One Nonomuraea angiospora DNA segment encodes these proteins:
- a CDS encoding GH39 family glycosyl hydrolase has translation MRVPSEASGRLSDAWRFCVGTGRFELALRRDYQDSLALIQREIGFRHIRGHGLLSDGAGVHQPYEYAGARHVRHSFTYVDQVIDAYLELGIRPFVELGFMPSGLASGDQTVFWWQGNVTPPSSWREWAELVRATVAHLVDRYGLDEVRTWPIEVWNEPNLKDFWQDADQDAYHRLYEVSAHAVKEVDASLQVGGPAISPGSDEFLARFADFVAGRSLPIDFVSRHAYTSGPAQHVPFGVHQTLAPASKLLEQFATPRRQLAGGPLEGLPVHITEFNSSYRPDNPVHDTAFHAAYLAPVLAAGGELVDSFSYWTFSDMFEEQGIPTSIFHGGFGLLTHRQIKKPTYHLYAFMARMGEQILARGEDHLVTRDGDGRVTVLAWAPADVTGAPAVDGHTVRLSIPIGEAASAFELRSSVSEEKGNAWAAWRELGRPSSPRPRELDVLREAAEPARSHRGLPVEDGRVDLDLRLDRHEVTLVELTPVVDRTPPWWDDRRLLGLGEESR, from the coding sequence ATGCGCGTGCCCTCGGAGGCCTCAGGGCGGCTGTCCGACGCCTGGCGGTTCTGTGTCGGCACCGGCCGCTTCGAGCTGGCGCTGCGCCGCGACTACCAGGACTCGCTGGCGCTGATCCAGCGGGAGATCGGCTTCCGGCACATCCGGGGGCACGGGCTGCTCAGCGATGGGGCAGGCGTCCACCAGCCGTACGAGTACGCGGGCGCGCGGCACGTGCGCCACTCGTTCACGTACGTGGACCAGGTGATCGACGCCTACCTCGAGCTCGGCATCCGCCCTTTCGTGGAGCTGGGGTTCATGCCCTCCGGGCTGGCCTCCGGCGACCAGACCGTGTTCTGGTGGCAGGGCAACGTCACGCCGCCCAGCTCCTGGCGGGAGTGGGCGGAGCTGGTGCGGGCCACGGTGGCGCACCTCGTCGACCGGTACGGGCTCGACGAGGTGCGCACCTGGCCGATCGAGGTGTGGAACGAGCCCAACCTCAAGGACTTCTGGCAGGACGCCGACCAGGACGCCTACCACCGCCTCTATGAGGTGAGCGCGCACGCGGTCAAGGAGGTGGACGCCTCGCTCCAGGTCGGCGGCCCGGCCATCTCGCCCGGCTCCGACGAGTTCCTCGCGCGCTTCGCCGACTTCGTGGCCGGGCGCTCGCTGCCCATCGACTTCGTCAGCCGGCACGCGTACACCTCGGGCCCGGCCCAGCACGTGCCGTTCGGCGTGCACCAGACGCTGGCGCCGGCGTCGAAGCTGCTGGAGCAGTTCGCCACGCCGCGGCGGCAGCTCGCGGGCGGGCCGCTGGAGGGGCTGCCCGTGCACATCACGGAGTTCAACTCCTCCTACCGGCCCGACAACCCCGTCCACGACACGGCCTTCCACGCCGCCTACCTCGCGCCGGTGCTGGCGGCCGGGGGAGAGCTGGTCGACTCCTTCTCCTACTGGACCTTCAGCGACATGTTCGAGGAGCAGGGGATCCCGACCTCGATCTTCCACGGCGGCTTCGGCCTGCTGACCCACCGGCAGATCAAGAAGCCCACCTACCACCTGTACGCGTTCATGGCCCGGATGGGCGAGCAGATCCTGGCGCGCGGGGAGGACCACCTGGTCACCCGGGACGGCGACGGCCGGGTCACCGTGCTGGCCTGGGCGCCTGCGGACGTGACCGGCGCGCCTGCGGTGGACGGGCACACCGTACGGCTGTCGATCCCCATCGGCGAGGCCGCCTCGGCGTTCGAGCTGCGCTCGTCGGTGAGCGAGGAGAAGGGCAACGCGTGGGCGGCGTGGCGCGAGCTGGGCCGCCCGAGCTCGCCGCGGCCCAGGGAGCTCGACGTGCTGCGGGAGGCGGCCGAGCCCGCGCGTTCCCACCGCGGCCTGCCCGTCGAGGACGGGCGGGTGGACCTGGATCTCCGGCTCGACCGCCACGAGGTTACGCTGGTCGAGCTCACACCGGTGGTGGACCGGACGCCGCCGTGGTGGGACGACAGGCGGCTGCTCGGCCTGGGAGAGGAGAGCCGATGA
- a CDS encoding sensor histidine kinase, protein MIVIRRAFAVVGGLLLNAATGVAALVLTALLLVGVVLVPLAGIGLPLLGRVLALVRSLARLQRSWAIGVLDPDSPWRAGSPDTRAGGLDARSRLLPALRDSGTRRELAWLAVHACTWPAPTLVIWALLAAFDYIFFRVRVVNVAMLTVLSFSISLIAIAALTLMALPLLRTGQARLSAMLLLPDATPAARIRQLTESRAEVVDAQAAELRRIERDLHDGAQAKLVAIRMNLGLARSARDPAQVKLMVDEARQVAAEALTDLRDLVRGIHPPVLTDRGLAGALEAAALLCPLPVEVEIDLPGRLEAPVESAVYFAVAEALTNVTKHSGASRGWLRVAHAGGILRVTVRDDGRGGADRAAGTGLRGIDKRLSAFDGLLILRSPSGGPTELTMELPCALS, encoded by the coding sequence GTGATCGTGATTCGCCGAGCGTTCGCCGTGGTCGGCGGGCTGCTGCTGAACGCCGCCACGGGTGTGGCCGCGCTCGTGCTGACGGCCCTGCTGCTGGTGGGCGTCGTGCTGGTCCCGCTGGCCGGGATCGGCCTGCCGCTGCTGGGCCGCGTGCTCGCGCTCGTCCGGTCCCTGGCCCGGCTCCAGCGGTCCTGGGCGATCGGGGTGCTCGACCCGGACAGCCCGTGGCGGGCCGGCAGCCCGGATACGCGAGCCGGTGGTCTGGACGCGCGGTCCCGGCTGCTTCCCGCGTTGCGCGATTCCGGCACCCGGCGGGAGCTGGCCTGGCTGGCCGTGCACGCCTGCACCTGGCCGGCCCCCACGCTCGTCATCTGGGCGCTGCTGGCGGCCTTCGACTACATCTTCTTCCGGGTGCGGGTGGTCAACGTGGCCATGCTGACCGTGCTCTCCTTCAGCATCTCCCTCATCGCCATCGCGGCGCTCACCTTGATGGCCCTGCCCCTGCTCAGGACCGGACAGGCGCGGCTGTCCGCGATGTTGCTCCTGCCGGACGCGACCCCGGCCGCGCGGATCAGGCAGCTCACCGAGTCGCGGGCCGAGGTGGTCGACGCGCAGGCGGCGGAGCTGCGCCGGATCGAACGCGACCTGCACGACGGGGCGCAGGCCAAGCTGGTCGCGATCCGGATGAACCTGGGTCTGGCCCGCAGCGCCCGCGATCCGGCCCAGGTCAAGCTGATGGTCGACGAGGCCAGGCAGGTCGCCGCCGAGGCCCTGACCGACCTGCGCGACCTGGTCCGCGGCATCCATCCTCCGGTGCTGACCGACCGCGGCCTGGCCGGCGCGCTCGAGGCCGCCGCGCTGCTGTGCCCGCTGCCGGTCGAGGTCGAGATCGACCTGCCGGGCCGCCTGGAGGCACCGGTCGAGTCCGCGGTCTACTTCGCCGTCGCCGAGGCGCTGACCAACGTGACCAAGCACAGCGGCGCCTCCCGTGGGTGGCTGCGCGTCGCCCACGCGGGCGGCATCCTCCGCGTGACGGTACGCGACGACGGCCGCGGTGGGGCCGACCGAGCCGCCGGCACCGGCCTCCGCGGCATCGACAAGCGCCTGTCGGCCTTCGACGGCCTCCTCATCCTGCGCAGCCCTTCCGGCGGCCCGACCGAACTCACCATGGAGCTCCCGTGCGCATTGTCATAG
- a CDS encoding alpha-glucuronidase, which translates to MSIPELTDVHPAWLPPEAFRAIGSRRTVVRADGPLAETVREEVAQAAARHGGGVTDGGPSDLVLTLSDAEGEDGYAISRRDGVTTVAGGDPAGLLYGFFHVVRLGEAAFEGERPVEHHRPAMRRRMLDHWDNIDVHPVMGQVERGYAGGSIFWADGALRPDLTRVRAYARLLAASGVNAVAINNVNVHATEAHLLTDRLGEVAAIAAEFRPYGIRVHLSVNFASPIALGGLSTADPLDADVRRWWAETTEQVYATIPDFGGYVVKADSEGQPGPFAYGRTHADGANMLAEALAPFGGVVHWRAFVYNHRQDWRDRSTDRARAAYDHFAPLDGQFLDNAILQVKHGPMDFQTREPVSPVILEMRGTRLAVELQVTQEYTGQQRHVCYLAPMWSEILAFENVAEAGDLVAVSNAGDDRYWTGHPLAQANLYAFGRLAWDPALDPAAVLDEWIDLTFARPGESLRRTLHAMMDGSWRTYERYTAPLGVGFMVRPGHHYGPDVDGYEYTPWGTYHFADRDGVGVDRTRATGTGFTGQYPQPWSDVYESLERCPDELLLFFHHVPYGHVLHSGSTVIQHIYDTHFAGAEEAAETRLHWEKLADTGAVDPDLYARVKERLDEQVRCAEEWRDQINAYFFRKSGVPDAHGRHIP; encoded by the coding sequence GTGAGCATTCCCGAACTGACCGACGTCCATCCGGCGTGGCTGCCGCCCGAGGCGTTCAGGGCGATCGGCTCGCGCCGTACCGTCGTGCGGGCGGACGGGCCGCTCGCCGAGACCGTGCGGGAGGAGGTCGCGCAGGCCGCCGCCCGCCACGGCGGCGGCGTCACCGACGGAGGGCCGTCCGACCTCGTGCTGACCCTGTCCGACGCCGAGGGCGAGGACGGGTACGCGATCTCGCGGCGGGACGGCGTCACGACCGTGGCCGGCGGCGATCCCGCCGGGCTGCTCTACGGGTTCTTCCACGTCGTACGGCTGGGCGAGGCGGCGTTCGAGGGCGAGCGGCCGGTCGAGCACCACCGGCCCGCGATGCGGCGGCGCATGCTCGACCACTGGGACAACATCGACGTGCACCCGGTGATGGGCCAGGTCGAGCGCGGCTACGCGGGCGGGTCGATCTTCTGGGCGGACGGCGCCCTGCGCCCGGACCTGACCAGGGTGCGGGCCTACGCGCGGCTGCTGGCCGCCTCCGGCGTCAACGCGGTCGCGATCAACAACGTGAACGTGCACGCCACCGAGGCCCACCTGCTGACCGACCGGCTCGGCGAGGTGGCCGCCATCGCCGCCGAGTTCCGCCCGTACGGGATCCGGGTGCACCTGTCCGTCAACTTCGCCTCCCCCATCGCGCTGGGCGGCCTGTCCACCGCGGACCCGCTCGACGCGGACGTACGCAGGTGGTGGGCGGAGACCACGGAGCAGGTCTACGCAACTATTCCTGACTTCGGCGGATATGTCGTGAAAGCTGACTCGGAGGGCCAGCCGGGCCCGTTCGCGTATGGGCGCACCCACGCCGACGGCGCGAACATGCTCGCCGAGGCCCTGGCCCCCTTCGGCGGGGTCGTCCACTGGCGGGCCTTCGTCTACAACCACCGCCAGGACTGGCGCGACCGCTCCACCGACCGCGCCCGCGCCGCCTACGACCACTTCGCCCCGCTCGACGGCCAGTTCCTGGACAACGCGATCCTCCAGGTCAAGCACGGCCCCATGGACTTCCAGACGCGCGAGCCGGTCTCCCCGGTGATCCTGGAGATGCGGGGGACCCGCCTGGCGGTTGAGCTGCAGGTGACGCAGGAGTACACCGGCCAGCAGCGGCACGTCTGCTACCTGGCCCCCATGTGGAGCGAGATCCTCGCGTTCGAGAACGTCGCCGAGGCGGGCGACCTGGTCGCGGTCTCCAACGCAGGCGACGACCGCTACTGGACCGGCCACCCGCTCGCGCAGGCCAACCTGTACGCGTTCGGCCGCCTCGCCTGGGACCCGGCCCTCGACCCGGCCGCAGTCCTCGACGAGTGGATCGACCTCACCTTCGCCCGGCCCGGCGAGTCGCTGCGGCGCACCCTGCACGCCATGATGGACGGGTCGTGGCGCACGTACGAGCGCTACACCGCGCCGCTCGGCGTCGGCTTCATGGTGCGCCCCGGCCATCACTACGGCCCGGACGTGGACGGCTACGAGTACACGCCGTGGGGCACGTACCACTTCGCCGACCGCGACGGCGTGGGCGTGGACCGCACGCGCGCCACCGGCACCGGCTTCACCGGCCAGTACCCGCAGCCGTGGTCGGACGTCTACGAGTCGCTCGAGCGCTGCCCCGACGAGCTGCTGCTGTTCTTCCACCACGTCCCGTACGGGCACGTGCTGCACAGCGGCTCGACGGTCATCCAGCACATCTACGACACGCACTTCGCGGGCGCGGAGGAGGCGGCCGAGACGCGGCTGCACTGGGAGAAGCTCGCCGATACCGGCGCGGTGGACCCGGACCTGTACGCCCGGGTCAAGGAGCGGCTCGACGAGCAGGTCCGCTGCGCCGAGGAGTGGCGCGACCAGATCAACGCCTATTTCTTCCGCAAGTCGGGCGTGCCCGACGCGCACGGACGGCACATCCCCTAG
- a CDS encoding alpha/beta fold hydrolase, whose product MIDVIASEWMKLRSLRSNVYLLACSVSAIVACAGIAFLIGRGFDDQTMEERMAFPGNGDGVGNGIAVAYFVFAVLGALAITSEYGTTMIQASLVAVPRRQVLLLAKVPPLAAVALVAGQVLAFVMHAASMAVLGDRADQLLREGQTLGTSLSEPGVLASVVAAGLSMAAIALIGLGVGAAVRSTPGALVVMAVIIVVLPVVAKTLPMPLRAQAGSFMIENLPSQIAGVGGGTLPPAAAAGLLIGYVIAALTAGATVIALAGRRIKVLAVGAAAAVLVSAVPAAAAGSPAPASTPAWADCADKTLFKEMRCASIKVPVNWARPSGRKIDLTVGLLPATGAQRRMGTVFAIPGGPGYSGVKALSESAGSFAELRNRFDVVSVEPRNTIDKGMLSTDCLMTGPWLTWPGTRAEYAELGRRNRAAAERCRAADPEAFDHMDSASVARDMEAIRVALGEERLSFIANSYGGRPGIEYSRLFPSRVRAMVFDGADSPYIDRAKSWLHQEEAFTRFAAWCAATTTCALHGQDVGEVWQALIARADRVPVPVRGESPQAAYSGFDIKEAASASIISPGAEPEFPRWTQLAEAIKRADGGDASGFADYVRQSMKSPKLPAGVGMNMTHCLDGKGFRDYAEYRKKRREGERLLPNVAGTEIWHQLGCVGWPTPATNPPAPLPVKGLPPYLGVGAWADFDGSADIARRVPGSATVQYQGFGHALYNSGNSCIISHVNRYLINLRLPARGTSCPKATT is encoded by the coding sequence ATGATCGACGTGATCGCTTCCGAGTGGATGAAGCTCCGCTCGCTGCGTTCGAACGTCTACCTGCTGGCCTGCTCGGTGTCGGCCATCGTGGCCTGCGCCGGGATCGCGTTCCTGATCGGCCGCGGCTTCGACGACCAGACGATGGAGGAGCGGATGGCCTTCCCCGGCAACGGGGACGGCGTCGGCAACGGGATCGCGGTCGCCTACTTCGTGTTCGCCGTGCTGGGCGCCCTGGCGATCACTTCCGAGTATGGCACCACGATGATCCAGGCGAGTCTGGTGGCGGTGCCGCGCCGGCAGGTGCTGCTGCTGGCCAAGGTGCCGCCTCTGGCCGCAGTCGCGCTGGTGGCGGGTCAGGTTCTGGCGTTCGTCATGCACGCGGCGTCCATGGCGGTGCTCGGCGACCGGGCCGACCAGTTGCTGCGTGAGGGTCAGACGCTGGGCACGTCGCTGTCGGAGCCGGGCGTGCTCGCCTCGGTGGTCGCCGCCGGGCTGTCGATGGCCGCGATCGCGCTGATCGGGCTCGGTGTCGGAGCCGCAGTCCGCTCCACCCCCGGCGCCCTGGTCGTGATGGCCGTGATCATCGTGGTGTTGCCGGTGGTGGCCAAGACGCTGCCCATGCCGCTGCGCGCGCAGGCCGGCTCGTTCATGATCGAGAACCTGCCGTCGCAGATCGCCGGGGTCGGCGGCGGGACTCTGCCGCCTGCCGCCGCGGCAGGACTGCTGATCGGGTACGTCATCGCCGCGCTGACGGCGGGCGCGACCGTGATCGCGTTGGCCGGGCGCCGGATCAAGGTGCTGGCGGTCGGGGCGGCTGCGGCTGTCCTGGTGTCGGCGGTGCCCGCCGCCGCGGCCGGTTCGCCGGCCCCCGCATCGACGCCGGCCTGGGCGGACTGCGCGGACAAGACCCTGTTCAAGGAGATGCGCTGCGCCTCGATCAAGGTGCCCGTGAACTGGGCCAGGCCGTCTGGCCGGAAGATCGACCTGACCGTCGGCCTGCTGCCGGCCACCGGTGCCCAGCGCCGGATGGGAACCGTGTTCGCGATCCCCGGCGGACCAGGCTACTCGGGCGTCAAAGCGCTGAGCGAGAGCGCGGGCAGCTTCGCCGAGTTGCGCAATCGTTTCGACGTGGTCAGTGTCGAGCCCCGCAACACCATCGACAAGGGCATGCTGTCGACCGACTGTCTCATGACCGGCCCATGGCTCACCTGGCCCGGCACCCGCGCCGAGTACGCCGAACTGGGCCGGCGCAACCGGGCGGCCGCCGAACGCTGCCGCGCCGCCGACCCCGAGGCCTTCGACCACATGGATTCGGCCTCCGTGGCGCGGGACATGGAGGCGATCCGCGTCGCGCTGGGCGAGGAGAGACTGAGCTTCATCGCCAACTCCTACGGCGGCAGACCCGGCATCGAATATTCCCGGCTGTTCCCCAGCCGGGTGCGCGCGATGGTGTTCGACGGCGCGGACAGCCCGTACATCGACCGCGCGAAGAGCTGGCTCCACCAAGAGGAGGCCTTCACCCGCTTCGCCGCCTGGTGCGCGGCGACCACCACCTGCGCGCTGCACGGCCAGGACGTCGGCGAGGTCTGGCAGGCGCTGATAGCGCGGGCCGACCGTGTCCCGGTGCCGGTCAGGGGCGAATCACCGCAGGCCGCCTACAGCGGGTTCGACATCAAGGAAGCCGCCAGTGCCAGCATCATCTCTCCGGGCGCGGAGCCCGAGTTCCCCCGATGGACGCAACTCGCCGAGGCGATCAAGCGTGCCGACGGCGGTGACGCCTCAGGGTTCGCCGACTACGTCCGGCAGAGCATGAAAAGCCCGAAGCTCCCCGCGGGTGTCGGGATGAACATGACCCACTGCCTCGACGGTAAGGGATTCCGCGACTACGCGGAATACCGCAAGAAGCGCCGCGAGGGCGAGCGCCTGCTGCCGAATGTCGCCGGAACCGAGATCTGGCACCAGCTCGGCTGTGTCGGCTGGCCGACCCCCGCCACCAATCCGCCCGCGCCGCTGCCTGTCAAGGGACTGCCGCCCTACCTGGGCGTCGGCGCCTGGGCGGACTTCGACGGGTCCGCGGACATCGCACGGCGGGTGCCCGGCTCGGCCACGGTCCAGTACCAGGGGTTCGGCCACGCCCTCTACAACTCCGGCAACTCCTGCATCATCTCCCACGTCAACCGCTACCTGATCAACCTGCGCCTCCCCGCGCGGGGCACCTCCTGCCCCAAGGCCACCACCTGA
- a CDS encoding DUF624 domain-containing protein — MSEVSARRRFGEGPLSRAATLIYSLLVVEGLFLVATAPGLIALTLLGGDAANVPLVAACALPLGPALSAALYALRHRGRDLTDLHPAAAFWRGYKANVGGVLKIWVPWLVALAVVGTNLANFAVAGVPGWWAVLLVLVALAALLWAANALVITSLFAFRAVDVARLASYFLVRHPKAALANASLLVVAGGLTMVATELAPALLASAFAAALLWNSRPMIAEVRERFTA, encoded by the coding sequence ATGAGCGAGGTGTCGGCGCGGCGGCGGTTCGGCGAGGGCCCGCTCTCGCGCGCGGCCACGCTGATCTACAGCCTGCTGGTGGTCGAGGGGCTGTTCCTGGTCGCGACCGCGCCCGGCCTGATCGCGCTGACCCTGCTCGGCGGCGACGCCGCCAACGTGCCGCTGGTGGCGGCCTGCGCGCTGCCGCTCGGCCCCGCGCTGTCCGCCGCCCTCTACGCGCTGCGCCACCGCGGCCGGGACCTGACCGACCTGCATCCGGCGGCGGCGTTCTGGCGCGGCTACAAGGCCAACGTGGGCGGCGTGCTGAAGATCTGGGTCCCGTGGCTCGTCGCGCTGGCCGTCGTCGGGACGAACCTGGCGAACTTCGCCGTCGCCGGCGTCCCGGGGTGGTGGGCGGTGCTGCTCGTGCTCGTCGCGCTGGCGGCGCTGCTGTGGGCCGCCAACGCCCTGGTGATCACGTCGCTGTTCGCGTTCCGGGCGGTGGACGTGGCGCGGCTGGCGTCGTACTTCCTCGTGCGCCACCCGAAGGCGGCCCTCGCCAACGCGTCCCTGCTGGTCGTGGCGGGCGGCCTGACGATGGTCGCCACCGAGCTGGCGCCCGCCCTGCTGGCCTCGGCGTTCGCCGCGGCGCTGCTGTGGAACAGCCGCCCGATGATCGCCGAGGTCCGGGAGCGCTTCACCGCCTAG
- a CDS encoding DUF6882 domain-containing protein has product MPEPLTLANLLDDAAILSLEHQLHLEEVLGEHDWSVNLREQRFEFTGSRTISCTGFHLLGTAAPGPDSWLWAWANPSGFPEALTALSATLRDFGQQYDIAELASAEVPFGALPGSPAEPHFAAAILTEAAKAVTGRWSAYNGDAGGGTRAAFLIEHPDFRLPPPEPARLMRVLQQALTLPLLTDHRRAVHSYAVRRGLGVAPGQDADQLTLAGPGFEALVEFDPLGRVAKLSGTLSAPRGA; this is encoded by the coding sequence ATGCCGGAACCACTCACCCTCGCCAACCTCCTTGACGACGCCGCGATCCTCTCGCTCGAGCACCAGCTCCACCTCGAGGAGGTGCTCGGCGAGCACGACTGGAGCGTCAACCTAAGGGAGCAGCGCTTCGAGTTCACCGGGAGCCGCACGATCAGCTGCACCGGCTTCCACCTGCTCGGCACCGCCGCCCCGGGACCGGACTCGTGGCTGTGGGCCTGGGCGAATCCGTCCGGCTTCCCGGAGGCGCTGACGGCGCTCTCCGCGACGCTGCGGGACTTCGGGCAGCAGTACGACATCGCGGAGCTCGCCTCCGCCGAGGTCCCGTTCGGCGCGCTGCCCGGCTCCCCCGCCGAGCCGCACTTCGCCGCGGCGATCCTCACCGAGGCCGCCAAGGCCGTGACGGGCCGCTGGAGCGCCTACAACGGCGACGCGGGCGGCGGCACCCGGGCCGCGTTCCTCATCGAGCATCCCGACTTCCGGCTGCCGCCGCCGGAGCCCGCTCGCCTCATGCGCGTCCTGCAGCAGGCGCTCACCCTGCCGCTGCTGACGGACCACCGGCGCGCCGTGCACAGCTACGCCGTGCGCCGCGGCCTCGGCGTCGCTCCCGGCCAGGACGCCGATCAGCTCACCCTCGCGGGACCCGGCTTCGAGGCGCTCGTCGAGTTCGACCCGCTCGGCCGCGTGGCCAAGCTCTCCGGCACCTTGTCGGCACCGCGCGGCGCCTGA
- a CDS encoding sialidase family protein: MLFDGGNEAYVSGAYRVDYHSFRAPAVIRTKGNTVIAFAEGRVGDNDDYGNIDLIYKTSRDSGKPGTWSGIKAVATGWPDAVGNPTAVFDGQTVYLFFNRMAAGWKSVGDFDSWDDREVWLASSATDANGLPTGGWTLTEKTDTLKPHKDPSDPLNRKWFNDSIGPGAGIKMTDGTLVIPAKWRNIYKRPGDTDWRYQELTNTGVTKTDEATILQRFSGDLYRNDRARFANAGDPPLLKRLVATGTLDGGFSGYADHLEPDGRVLPDPDCQASTLRFAGSPNRILFLGPHPGGDSRSRTPMRVWMSYDDGVGWPYTRLLGDFPAPQPKGRDGRPNVNGVEGGYSSMLQTADNQVGAAIEWGEQNSSGSDKNMSIIFRRFHPAWIANGRPEPPPG, translated from the coding sequence GTGCTCTTCGACGGAGGCAACGAGGCCTACGTCAGCGGCGCCTACCGGGTCGACTACCACTCCTTCCGCGCGCCGGCCGTGATCCGTACCAAGGGAAACACGGTCATCGCCTTCGCCGAAGGCCGGGTCGGCGACAACGACGACTACGGCAACATCGACCTCATCTACAAGACCTCCAGGGACTCCGGAAAACCCGGCACCTGGTCCGGGATCAAGGCGGTGGCCACCGGGTGGCCGGACGCCGTCGGCAACCCCACCGCGGTCTTCGACGGGCAGACCGTCTACCTGTTCTTCAACCGGATGGCGGCCGGCTGGAAGAGCGTCGGCGACTTCGACAGCTGGGACGACCGCGAGGTGTGGCTGGCCTCGTCGGCCACCGACGCCAACGGCCTGCCCACGGGCGGCTGGACCCTCACCGAGAAGACCGACACGCTCAAACCGCACAAGGACCCGAGCGATCCGTTGAACAGGAAATGGTTCAACGACTCGATCGGCCCCGGCGCCGGCATCAAGATGACCGACGGAACCCTGGTCATCCCGGCCAAGTGGCGCAACATCTACAAGCGGCCAGGGGATACTGACTGGCGCTACCAGGAGCTGACGAACACCGGCGTCACCAAGACCGACGAGGCCACGATCCTGCAGCGGTTCAGCGGCGACCTCTATCGCAACGATCGTGCCAGGTTCGCCAACGCCGGCGATCCGCCGCTGCTCAAGCGGCTGGTCGCCACCGGCACCCTCGACGGCGGCTTCTCCGGCTACGCCGATCACCTCGAGCCGGACGGCCGGGTCCTGCCCGATCCCGACTGCCAGGCCTCGACGCTGCGCTTCGCCGGGTCGCCGAACCGGATCCTGTTCCTCGGCCCCCACCCGGGCGGCGACTCCCGAAGCCGGACCCCCATGCGCGTCTGGATGAGCTATGACGACGGCGTCGGCTGGCCGTACACCCGCCTGCTCGGAGACTTTCCCGCGCCCCAGCCGAAGGGACGGGACGGCAGGCCGAACGTGAACGGGGTCGAAGGGGGCTACTCCAGCATGCTGCAGACCGCCGACAATCAGGTCGGCGCGGCCATCGAGTGGGGCGAGCAGAACAGCTCGGGCAGCGACAAGAACATGAGCATCATCTTCCGCCGTTTCCACCCCGCCTGGATCGCCAACGGCCGCCCGGAACCGCCGCCGGGATAG
- a CDS encoding ATP-binding cassette domain-containing protein, whose translation MIEVNELTMRYGDKVAVDDLSFTVKPGLVTGFLGPNGAGKSTTMRAVLGLEVPTAGKALVNGRPYTSIPRPMRSMGALLDAGAVHGGRSAFAHLACLARSNGIGRARVAAVLDQVGLTDVAGKRIGGFSLGMRQRLGIGAALLGDPGVLMLDEPLNGLDPEGIRWLRDLLRSLAAEGRTVLLSSHLMNEMALSADHVVVIGQGRLIADTAMTALAGHFQGDVLVRTPHPERLTDILRAHGATVAVEDDGALSVRDRDAAEIGVLALAAGIALAELSPRGASLEEAFMRLTADSTEYRTTPKEAVR comes from the coding sequence GTGATCGAAGTGAACGAACTGACCATGAGATACGGGGACAAGGTCGCTGTGGACGACCTGTCGTTCACCGTGAAACCGGGGCTGGTGACCGGCTTTCTTGGCCCGAACGGCGCGGGCAAGTCCACCACCATGCGCGCCGTCCTCGGCTTGGAAGTGCCCACCGCGGGCAAGGCGCTGGTGAACGGCCGCCCGTACACGTCGATACCCCGGCCCATGCGGTCGATGGGGGCGCTGCTCGACGCCGGGGCGGTGCACGGGGGCCGCAGCGCGTTCGCGCACCTCGCCTGCCTGGCCCGCAGCAACGGCATCGGGCGCGCCCGCGTGGCCGCCGTGCTCGACCAGGTCGGCCTGACGGACGTGGCCGGCAAGCGGATCGGCGGCTTCTCGCTCGGCATGCGGCAGCGTCTGGGGATCGGCGCGGCGCTCCTCGGCGATCCAGGGGTGCTGATGCTCGACGAGCCGCTGAACGGGCTGGACCCCGAGGGCATCCGCTGGCTGCGCGACCTGCTGCGGTCACTGGCGGCCGAGGGCCGTACCGTGCTGCTGTCCAGCCACCTGATGAACGAGATGGCGCTCAGCGCCGACCACGTCGTCGTCATCGGGCAGGGCCGACTGATCGCCGACACCGCCATGACCGCCCTGGCCGGGCACTTTCAGGGCGACGTGCTGGTCCGCACGCCCCATCCGGAGCGGCTGACCGACATCCTGCGCGCGCACGGGGCGACGGTGGCGGTCGAGGACGACGGCGCCCTGTCCGTGCGTGATCGGGACGCGGCCGAGATCGGCGTGCTCGCGCTGGCCGCGGGGATCGCGCTGGCGGAGTTGTCTCCGCGCGGCGCGTCTCTGGAGGAGGCATTCATGCGGCTCACCGCGGACAGCACCGAGTACCGGACCACGCCGAAGGAGGCTGTGCGATGA